The DNA window AGCCCTCAACTTGACATATAACAGTACCTTTGACCTTTATACCATCAGCAACGACCAATATCGCGAGTACTCGAAAGAGGAATCATTCGATCTTACCTTTATCCTTTCTAGCTTTGACGATAACGACAACTTTGGCGATCCCTACGATGTATCGGGTATTGTGAATATCACTCTACCCCTGCGAGCATTTGTCGGTTTACTACAGTATCCCTTCATGCCAGACGAGATCGAGTACGGCGATCCGGCCATCCCTTACTTTATGCTGCGAAAGGCGCAAAACAGCACGACGTACATACTGGGACGTTCATTCTTGCAAGAGTCGTATTTAATCACGAAATACGATGAAGGCACTTTCTCAATTCACCAAGCTCTCTTTCCAGATGAGCCAGTGGCAGATACCGAACTATCCGCCATAGAGCAGTCCGCTAACAGCCCGTACCCCCCACCGAAAGCACAAGATTCTGGAAAGGGGCTTTCGGGTGCACAGGCTGTGGGAATTGGGGTAGGGGTTGGATTAGGAACCTTTGTTATATGTGCAATAGCTCTCGTTACATGGATGTATTGTCGACGTAAACGGAAAGGCACAGCTGGAAGCAACAACGGATCAGCAGAGGACCGAAGCCAATCTCCAGAAGACGCATCCCAATCACCAAAATCCCCTTTGCTGTTATTGCTTTCAAAAATGTTCGGACGGAGGCGATCAACTCACCAAAGCCAAGGGGCCGATGATGACAAGGAAAAAGTCGTCGAAGCTCCTGATACCCAGATCCATGAGATGTCAGCTCCGTTGCCGCCAGCAGAACTCGAAGGAGACGATTGTATGTCATGGAACGATGATACCGAATTAGGGACCGACAACTCCCAGAACCTGAGCGCATATGAAATAGCGAGACGGAAATTGGACAGACAACTTCAGGGTCCCGTTCCTTCATACAGCCCACCCGCAAATGAAGTAGAAATACCCCCGGAGAAAGCGATATACCAACCAAATCCGGCGAACGGCCCACCGATAGCATTGCAATTGTCGCCATCTGCTTCCTTGAAAGTGTCTCCAGATGGGGGATCCAACGTTAACTCAATGGCATTGCCGTCTCCTTTAACCCCACGTTTCGATCCAAGTGGACGCCCTATCAATGCGTTGCCATCATCAGTAACTAATATGCCTGTATCGCCAACCACCGACGTCGTCTCGTCACTAAACTCGCCGCTCTCTCCGCATTCCGACCATCACACCATCAACTCCATGACCATGGGCTCGGATAGGGACGATCAACTATCATCGAATCCCTCTATGAACACACCGCATCAGCGATTAATACAGAGAACACCAATTGACTCGTCAAAGGTGGTGCTGCTGGGAGCACTGCCCCCAGATGCTCGTTTTTCTCGCAATGATGTACCACTAAGTACATCGGATGATGATTATCAAGCTACCAACGGCTTCTCACATAGTAATCATACTTCAGATTCTTTGGGGAGCAACTTCACTgtggaagaggaaggacggAGCGAAGAAGAACCGACAAGACGTCTCGATTTAGGCACAAATGGTTCATCTATTGGGGTTGCGATAGTGAATCCGCAACAAGGCCATTTGGCAGACCAGTTTGATACTGCACGTGGTTCAGAACGTATTAACCCGGGTGAGGATTTGGTCCATGTACCACAGCTGGCTGAGAGACGATATAGCTGGGAATAACATGGGGTGTGCTGCTCAAGAGGAGGACAAAGAGGGACAGGGAAGCTTGCTTGGTGGCCAAGCGAGTAAAACAATTGGACGACACATGATAGCATTTTGGCATGGCTGGCGTCTTTGGGCGTTTAGGATAGGCATCTGTTCAAACCTGCTGGGTTGCCAGATGAGGTTGTGATTTTGTACTGTAACCTCTGCATAAGCGAGCGATTGAAGATTTGATGCATTATTCCTATTCTTAGAATCGGCTGTTCTGTTTATCTACACCGTGGCTTCACTCTAAAACAGGCTCACGCCCAAATCTCCTAAGAGTAGCCTCTTTTTTGAATTGCCTTTGTTGTATTCCCGGCCTGCGAGAGCCAGTTTTGTTTTTCTACCATATCTCCTGCCACCATGTCAAATTACCCAGCATCTTCTTGCGCTCCTCTACTTCTTTGATATCTTCTGAAAAGGGCTCAAACACGGCCTTCTTAGCAGCATCTGCCATCTTGGTTGAGCCACCACAAACGCAAAATATTCCGTTATCAATAATTACTTCTTCGATCCTCTTTGCTTCCTCTCGCAGCCGATCTTGAACATAGATTTTGTTCCGTTggtcacgagagaaagccaAAAATACATCGAGTTGTCCCTCGTTTACTAAAGCATCGAGCTCTTGCTGGAAGAAATAATCGGCTTCGCGGTTACGGTTTCCAAAAAAGAGATGCATGGGGCCCGGTGAGGGATATGTGAGGCGCTCGTGAAGAAGGGCACGAATGGGGGCAAGGCCGGTGCCTGTAGCGATGGCCACAAGAGGCCGCTGGGCGTTCTGAGCGCCATGGATTGGCGAAAGCACGGGTTTGCGGGTGACTGTGAGCGTTGAGTTCATAGGAACATTATCAAGGTAGCGAGAACAGAGGCCTTCTCTAGGCTTGCGAAGGACGGTTCTGTATTTCACCAAGGCGACGAGGAGTTCGATCCTGGTCTTGTTGTCATCTGTCGGATGGTTTTGTTGAACTCCACCATTGGCGATACTGAAGTCTCGACCACGGATAAGGGGAAATATGTCAAAGAGTCGTTCTGCTGGCAGCTTGACGGATGAGAATTCTTCAAGAACTTCGAGAATAGATCGTCTGGACCTTGTGGCATAGTCATAATATTCGTCTAGGTACTCGGCCATGGTGAATTCAAGTAAGCGCTCCTTGTGATCGGGGTTAGTGGAAAAGTAGGACATGTTTTTGAGAAACGATCTTCGAGGGATGGCGGTGAAGTCGATATTATTCAAGAGTAACTCCCTCAATGTACTCTTGGAGTTTGTAAAGAGGTTTGTGGGGAGAGATTCGCATAGGGAGAGGTCAAGAGGCTTATCAGCGACGTCCTCCCATCCCATGAGGGCGACGAGTCTTTGGACGTCATCGGGAAAGTTTTTGGGATAAACAGTAAGGCAATCCCCAGGAACACATGTGAGCTTGATGCCGTCGCGGCGAGGAATATCAAACGAGATCAGACGAACGTCTTGCCAGTGCTTGTCTGGCGTAAGTCTGTTATTTCCTACTAGTGTTGCTGTCCATCCGTCAGGGATGGGAAGTAATGAGGAGGAGGGGACATTCCCAAGCGATGAAGCAGCGTGGCCGTTAGTTTCTGTACTATTGTGAAGAGTATTCTCGAGTGACCATTTGGGAGGGAGAATAACATCCTCCGGGATAGGTTCCAGGCCAGATGGTAGAGGACGATGCTCAAGGAAATGATTACGGAGTCGCTCTGTCCAACGCACAAAACTCCCATCGAGGCTGCGACCTGTTAGAAGCTTGATTACGTCTTGAATAAAAGAACTCACCCATCTGGAAATTGCTCATCAGCTTCATAAGGATCGATAAAAGTAGTAGCGCCAAGTTGGCTGAGACGCTTGTTCAGCTTTCGAGCTGCCCAGTTGAATCTACTGCGTGTAAGCTTATATGAACAAAAGTAGAGACAAGCTCACCATGACTTACTTCAAATAAGTGCTGTCACCTAATCCAAATGTTGTATAGTTGACTGAAGCCAAGCATCCCGGGGGTAGTTTCTTGCGTAATAATCTTTTCCAGAAGAGCAACGAATTGTGAGGCATATCTCCTTGACCGGTGGTTGATATGACAAATACCACAAAACTAGGTTGAAGGAGGGCATTCTGAAACGGAAAGTCAGTAATCAGAATATATCATGGGAACTGCATAACTTACTAGATCCACTGCGTCAAGTTCCTCCACGCGACTCTTGAAATGCAGTCTTTGACATATTCGCCCCAGCTCTTCAGCCATGTCCTGGGCATTGCCCGTCTCAGAGCCATAAAGGACAAGGACGCTCCTATCCTGAACTGCCATGATAGGCGTCTACAAGGAATATTGAAAGTGCTAATACGGGATAGGATTGATATGAGAAGCAAGTAGTAAAGGTCCGGTGTCGCAGGTTGAATCATAAAAGCCTGGATGGAGGTGGGTTGATTTGCGATTTGGTTAGCGTCGATTAGTGGATGGCCGGCCGATGGCGGGGTGAAGACCTAATCTGCGTCTCACTTCAGTGCGGAATCTTATCAATCTGGGGATTCAATTGTTCAATGAATCAGCGTTTGTTGTGACAGTGTTATGGCGTTCGGTAGACGGGTCATTTAAACGAACAATTATACCCGAAATCAACTACAATTACTAATGATGTCTTAATGTCTTTGCTCACAAGGCAATTAATTGATCTACCATCAAAGTTGTCCATGTCGTTTCACAATTGTTATTGAAAAGTAAAGCACGCGACTGCTTTTGTTCAAAATTGGCAATTGAAAATCACGATATCTATACTATGCTTTGCATTTTCCCCATGATAACATCTTTACGAACAAGTCAAGTGGTGTTGTAAGTCGCAGGGATCAAGTCTTAAAGGAGTTCCAAACGCATTGACAACGGGCGAGttctagaagaagaagctgtgGAGCAATGATTTAAGCTGGACTTGGCTTTCGGGGACTTGTGTAATCGGAATCCTTATCCTAATCCTAATCCTAGCTCGTTACAGGCACGCAGCGCAGCATTGGATCCGAGCTACCGGGCATGGGCATGGCGGGCGTGTACCGTACAGAGTGCCTATGGATGTATGCGTAAGAATAGTAGGTAGATAGCTCAGCCTTCGCGTTTATTTATTGGTGGGAGTGGTGAACGATCGATGCTGCCCCTGGCTATTGGCTCCTACAGCTCAAAAGGGGCTTGCAAAGGGGAGAGTCGGCATTGTCAGGGGCCATTGCCAGATGTTCGACTGTCGAATTGTCTGGGGCTAGCAATCTCGGCCCTCTTGGCGACCGAGCAGTTAAAGTGTCAGTTTATGCTCACATCGTCAACCTTTGAGAGACGTGCAGTGCACTCCTGGAGTTTAGTTGAGTTTGGGTTGGTTTGATATACTTCGGCCGTCCTGCAAAACACTCGGATGGCTTGCACAAACGTGAACTAAATTATCAATTGAGATATGCCCTCTTCACTATTATTACCACGTACGAGTTAAACGTTTCATATCAGGATGTGCTCCAACCTTGACTGTCTAGTCTAGACTGTGACCGCCAACCCACTGCTGGGGAGACTTGCCAGGGACCCCTGGGCTTGAATCGAAATAGAACAATAAGTCACTCCTTGTGAACCTTGAGTATATATTCTGTATGTATTTCGAGGTAAGCGTACATAGGCTATAGGAAATAGAACGGTCAAGATCATGATCATAGATACTTGGCTCTATCAACAAGATCAATTTcaagtataatcttattattccTGATATTTCGTGAACCCGAAGGAAGCTAGTACATGACCCAATAGTACCTGCCTAAGGCAGTCCCACTGTTCTTCACCTCATCAGTATCAATAGAAGGTCAACATGAGCGGTCAGGCTAAAAGGGAATCGTCTAAATGCGACTTTGATTCACCGTTTATTGTTTCCTCTGCAAACGCAAACTCCAGAAAATTGAGGCTGTTCCTACCAATTCCGCGACCTGGAACTTTCATACTCGTGATACCTTTCTGGGTAGACCCCAACAAACGCAATCCCGAATAGGCTTCTAAACTCACAAAGTCTGTATATCGCATCGAATCTGCAGCACCACTTTAAACTACACCGATACATATGTGCTCAAGTGACGCACTTGCTTGGCCCGCCCGCACCCACACGTCAGGCCCTAATACGTACATGAACTGGCACAAATTCATGCATCGTCCGAGTCTGTAAAATCATCGAAAGGAATCCTCCTGCCTTCTCACGACTCCTGCCAAGACTGTTCAACTGGACAACTTCAAGCCGCCACTTTCCTCATCCCAAGGTACGTACGTACATTCTCAttgcctacctaggtagcacCTACAGGCTCTAGAAACCGCTCCCTAGCCGGAAGCAGTCGCTCAAGCGTGAGGTGCCGGGATCAAGGACCACTCGATGGGAAAGAACCCACAAAACTGAAGCTTTCTTTTAAGAGCTTTTGGGTATTACTGGATACCTCCTACTATGTATAGAGTGTACGATACCTTGACAGACTTGCTGCAATGTGGAGTTCCTGCTACCAAGTGAATCGTGTTTCTGGTACCTTCCTTCGTGTCTTGTACCAGAGCTAAAGCCTCCCTCCGCTCATTGCGTTGCGCCTGCCGTCCTCCCCAGCCCTGGCCACTTTCCACTTTCCACAACTCCTCACCTGCCCACCCCCCTGACAACACACcccttccttcttcccttCTGTGCCCCCCAAACCCAAAGGCGAGAAAAATATTTCATAATCCGCTATCTCTCTGATcacttcttcctcctttccCTTCTCCATCACAACATCAAACACCTGTGTCTCCGCGCAACGCCCCGTCGTCTGTCTAATCTCAACCTCGTTTCTAGGGCACGAAGCTACCCTGATCAAACTCCTCCTTATTGCACCAGAGTTCTACCTGTTCAACACGCAGTCACCGTTTTCGAACGCTCCTCCACCACAGGTCCAAGTTCGAACGTCATACTCAACCTAACCACCAAACTCATCCACCAGCCGCCAACATGTCTAccgccaacaccaacaccaacgtGGACGCTGCCGTTAATGACGTCGCCAACACTCTGAGCAATACCTCCATCAGCAACAAGCCTGCCGATGACAAGACAGCCGCCAACGAGGCCGCCTCAGCCAGCGCTGCTGAGGGTCGCCGCCTCTACATTGGCAACCTGGCCTATGCGACAACTGAGGGGGAGTTGAAGGACTTCTTCAAGAGCTACCTTGTGTAAGTTCTATCTTCTTTCCAGCCTCGTCTTTGTACCCGAACTCTTCGTCAATTCCATTCCGTCGTCGTCTTTACTCCAACTTGTGGAAGCCCCGCTGGAGACACGTGTCTCCCAACTGTCGCAATGAGCTCCTTCCCTAGACTTCACAAAGACGGGCAGGAACGCGCAAAGCCACTTTCCCCATGATCATGTCTTACTCTGACATCAGAATGGGGAATGCCCGCTTTCTATGCCTGAGCTCCACATTGGACATGGTGATCGTCTACTCATTGAACTTCTATCCTACTATGCCGTCACCCTATCATGGATGTCACCTAACATGTACTGACTGTCATTAGCGAGTCTGTCTCGATCCCTAAGAACCCTCGCACCGACCGTCCTGTCGGCTACGCCTTCGTCGACCTTTCCACTCCCACTGAGGCCGAGCGTGCCATTGAAGAGCTCTCCGGAAAGGAGATCCTCGAGCGCAAGGTCTCCGTCCAGCTCGCTCGCAAGCCTGAGCCCGCTGGTGAGAAGTCAGAGGGTGCTAACGGTGATGGTTCTGGTGCTGAGGGCTCTCGTCGCCGAGCTTCTGGACGTGGCCGCGGACGTGGCCGTGGCCGTGGAGGCCGCACCGCCCGCGCTGGTCGTGTGAGTCATACCTGAGTGTCATGATTTCTGAAACACTTACTGACAATGCTACAGGAGGgtgccgagaagaaggagggcgAAACTACTGAGGCTGTTGCTGCCACTGATGATGCTGCCACCGCAACCGCTGCACCTGCCACCACTGAGGTTCAACCTTTGTCCGATATCACAAACAAGATCAACACTGACGCAAACGCAAAGACCTCCAAGACCCAAGTTCGCCCTCAGCGTGAGCGCCGTGAGCGCGGTCCTCCTGCTGACGGAATTCcttccaagaccaaggttATGGTTGCCAACCTGCCTTACGATCTGACCGAGGACAAGGTCAGTAATACAAAACCTTTACATTCTTATCATGTGTACTAATTCTTCAGCAGCTCATTGAGCTTTTCAAGGCTTATGAGCCCTCTTCTGCCAAGATTGCTCTTCGACCTATTCCCCGATTCATgatcaagaagcttcagGCTCGTGGTGAGGCTCGCAAGGGTCGTGGCTTCGGTTTCGTCACTCTGGCTTCTGAGGAGCTTCAGCAGAAGGCTGTCACTGAGATGAACGGAAAGGAGATTGAGGGCCGTGAGATCGCTGTCAAGGTTGCTATTGATAGCCCCGATAAGACCGACGAGGAGCAGCACGAGGGTGATGCTACCAACGGTCAGAAGGAGAACATCCCCGCCACTGAGGCTGCTCCTGCTACCGCTGCCGCGGCTGCTGCCCCTGCCAccaaggctgctgaggcTACCCCTGCCTCTACCACTCCCGCCACTACTACTGCCTAAGTTAAGGCACGGCGCGAGTGTCACGGACATGAACTTGTATTATGTCATGATGATTACTCTAACGATTTGGGCATGTGATTTCAACGATTTCTCTTACGGTAGATTCTCGCTACAAcgatgaaaagaaagaatgagGTTTTTCCACCTTACCTGAGTTTTTTTTGGAGGGACGTAGGCAAGAGCAAATCGAACTCTGGAATCTCGGGATGGGGTCTACTTTGTCAACCTTTACTTTTCACATCAAAACACTAATATTTCCATGATCGGGACACAAAAACATTCACGGGCCCTCTGTTATTTTGTATTTGTATCACCTTTTCTCTAACACTACTGCTGGGATGTACACTAGTTTGCACCGACGCGGGTGGAGGGGAGAAAAGTTTAGCGCTATCATAAATGGGCATTCGATGAagttataaagttatatacgTGACTGGTGATTGATCATGGATGGACCTTGGTGGTTGCGAAATACTAAAATAGTCATCGTCTGTGATAATGCACGCTTGATAGCCCGATAAAGTTGTGGAGTCTAATGTAACCAGGATTTTGGCTTTAGTTGTGGCCAGCATACATTGACTTGTGGACAGTCAAAAGGCGTCGTGCTGTTAGAGTACCTTGTTTTTGTAACAAAATGAACTTGAAGGACAATATACACAGTCCAAGGAGTTTCTCACAAAATAGACAATCAAATATTGATTATTATCATTCACGTGGTTAGCAGTGGACATGTGCTGGGTCTAGAACATCATAGTTTACCTAGGTGTGTTATTGTTGCTCTTCATGGATGGTCACAAGTGCCCCGCCAACGCAGCCCCTTAACGAGAAGCCCACAGAATGGCATGCTTGAACACGGACGCGGGAGGATTCAATTAGGCCCATGCT is part of the Fusarium poae strain DAOMC 252244 chromosome 4, whole genome shotgun sequence genome and encodes:
- a CDS encoding hypothetical protein (SECRETED:SignalP(1-18)~TransMembrane:1 (n3-13c18/19o446-471i)~BUSCO:4903at5125); protein product: MWSTILGSSLLFAHLIQAREPEPVLLPTGDWTGADGNWSTISFYLGSNSQHVDVLVSTALSEFWAVGPGGCLPKEPHCTAARGGIYNAEDSSDWTSLGTWQLGLSYLGYGGNGDYGRDLINTQSPLRSEPFTMNDVLIASINTTSYLHGLFGLGITQGNFNGTVAESPLTQAVSQYGLIPSYSFGYTAGAHYRNLPASLTLGGVVNARFQPHDNVFTLPQDDNMERPLVRGIEITPAEDQDAPDSWESEQILLSQWNSSFYAIIDSTTSYLWLPDEVCDQFAQALNLTYNSTFDLYTISNDQYREYSKEESFDLTFILSSFDDNDNFGDPYDVSGIVNITLPLRAFVGLLQYPFMPDEIEYGDPAIPYFMLRKAQNSTTYILGRSFLQESYLITKYDEGTFSIHQALFPDEPVADTELSAIEQSANSPYPPPKAQDSGKGLSGAQAVGIGVGVGLGTFVICAIALVTWMYCRRKRKGTAGSNNGSAEDRSQSPEDASQSPKSPLLLLLSKMFGRRRSTHQSQGADDDKEKVVEAPDTQIHEMSAPLPPAELEGDDCMSWNDDTELGTDNSQNLSAYEIARRKLDRQLQGPVPSYSPPANEVEIPPEKAIYQPNPANGPPIALQLSPSASLKVSPDGGSNVNSMALPSPLTPRFDPSGRPINALPSSVTNMPVSPTTDVVSSLNSPLSPHSDHHTINSMTMGSDRDDQLSSNPSMNTPHQRLIQRTPIDSSKVVLLGALPPDARFSRNDVPLSTSDDDYQATNGFSHSNHTSDSLGSNFTVEEEGRSEEEPTRRLDLGTNGSSIGVAIVNPQQGHLADQFDTARGSERINPGEDLVHVPQLAERRYSWE
- a CDS encoding hypothetical protein (BUSCO:49286at5125): MSTANTNTNVDAAVNDVANTLSNTSISNKPADDKTAANEAASASAAEGRRLYIGNLAYATTEGELKDFFKSYLVESVSIPKNPRTDRPVGYAFVDLSTPTEAERAIEELSGKEILERKVSVQLARKPEPAGEKSEGANGDGSGAEGSRRRASGRGRGRGRGRGGRTARAGREGAEKKEGETTEAVAATDDAATATAAPATTEVQPLSDITNKINTDANAKTSKTQVRPQRERRERGPPADGIPSKTKVMVANLPYDLTEDKLIELFKAYEPSSAKIALRPIPRFMIKKLQARGEARKGRGFGFVTLASEELQQKAVTEMNGKEIEGREIAVKVAIDSPDKTDEEQHEGDATNGQKENIPATEAAPATAAAAAAPATKAAEATPASTTPATTTA
- the TAH18 gene encoding NAPDH-dependent diflavin reductase (BUSCO:13548at5125) — its product is MAVQDRSVLVLYGSETGNAQDMAEELGRICQRLHFKSRVEELDAVDLNALLQPSFVVFVISTTGQGDMPHNSLLFWKRLLRKKLPPGCLASVNYTTFGLGDSTYLKFNWAARKLNKRLSQLGATTFIDPYEADEQFPDGLDGSFVRWTERLRNHFLEHRPLPSGLEPIPEDVILPPKWSLENTLHNSTETNGHAASSLGNVPSSSLLPIPDGWTATLVGNNRLTPDKHWQDVRLISFDIPRRDGIKLTCVPGDCLTVYPKNFPDDVQRLVALMGWEDVADKPLDLSLCESLPTNLFTNSKSTLRELLLNNIDFTAIPRRSFLKNMSYFSTNPDHKERLLEFTMAEYLDEYYDYATRSRRSILEVLEEFSSVKLPAERLFDIFPLIRGRDFSIANGGVQQNHPTDDNKTRIELLVALVKYRTVLRKPREGLCSRYLDNVPMNSTLTVTRKPVLSPIHGAQNAQRPLVAIATGTGLAPIRALLHERLTYPSPGPMHLFFGNRNREADYFFQQELDALVNEGQLDVFLAFSRDQRNKIYVQDRLREEAKRIEEVIIDNGIFCVCGGSTKMADAAKKAVFEPFSEDIKEVEERKKMLGNLTWWQEIW